A segment of the Lactobacillus sp. ESL0700 genome:
CGCTAATTTGGTAATTAAAAACTGCCGTGCCTGCGGATCACAACTAGCAAAAGGCTCATCTAGCAAGAATAAATCAATGTCCATTGCAACGAGAACGGCAAGGGCCACGCGTTGTTGCTCACCGCCGGACAATGTATTAATTTTTTGGTCCAGCAAGTTTTCAATTTGCGCAAATTGGACACCGGCAGTTAGGCGCTTGAGATAATCTTCTTGGTTAACTTGTAAGTTCTCAAGCGCAAAAATGATTTCTTCTCGTGGGGTCGCCATTGTGAACTGTTCGCCAGCATTTTGAAACATGATGGCCGACTTTAGGCCGTTAAGATCAAGATCGCCGCTGACTTTACCGGCATATTTAGGATATAGACCAGCCAGTACTTTAAGTAAAGTTGACTTGCCACAACCAGTGGGCCCAATTAACAGTGAAAATTGCCCCGTGGGAATTTCAAGATTAAGGTTGTCAAGAATTTTAATATTTTGATCGTATGAAAAAGTTAAATTTTTGCTTGTAATCATTATTTTTACCAACTAAAAAAGTCGCTAGGACGAGATGCACTAACGACGTAAAAATTCATTCATTTTCCCTTCGCTGGCATTGTCCATAGCAGGTTCAACGGGTATTATCTCAGCCTTGCAGCACCCCAAAGTTATCAAACTGATTTTACATGAAAGCCGCTTTGCTGTCTAGTCATGACAGCTTGATGAAAATAAAGTACCAGTGAATATGATTTTTGCTATATAATAAAAGTATTAAATTAATAATAAGAAGGTGAAACTATGGCAGCAGTCAAATTGGCGCAATATTTAGCTAGTATTTTAAGTTCAACTAATAGCGATACAAATGAATTGCGCTTAAAAGCAGTGGGCAGCAACTTTGACCTGTTTACTGTTTATCTTGAAAATCACAACACTGGTGTCCATCGTTATCAAACAACAAATGCGATGATTTTTTATGAAGCTGGTGGCAAATCAAATATTAAAATTCACGGCCAAGACTTCGAGCTAGGAGTAGGGAACATTGTCTTTTTACCAGCTAAAAGTGATTATGAAGTCCAAAAGCAAACTAAAAATGATGTTTTGGTAAAGTTGGATTTAAATTCCAAGTATAATTTACAATATTTCCTGGGAAATATTACCAATAAGGAGTCACGCGAGGAGCAAGCAATTGAGCAGGTAATTAGCAATTTGCGGGTTAATCGTCTGTTATATTTAAAGTCAACGCCAATTTCTAAGTCCGCACAACTGATGAACAGGATAATTGATGAATATTTAAACCAGAATTTGTTTGCCGAGAGTGTAGTCAAAGCAGAACTAAATTTATTGCTAGTTGCGGCAGTACGTAATCAAAACTTCGCTTCGGTGCCAGCAGAAAAGCAAGGCTTTGCCAATGCAACACTTGAAAGCTATATCGATGCCAATTTTGCCGATATTACTTTAGATGCAGCTGCTAAGTATTTCGGTTTTAATCCAAATTATTTTTCTAGTTTAGTTAAGCAAAAGACTGGCAAAAGCTTTGTAGAGCATGTTGATGAGCGGCGAATGCAGGAAGCACGCAATTTACTTGCACGTCCTGATATTTCGGTTAAGGAAATTATTGCCAGGGTCGGTTACAATGGCAAGTCATTTTTCTATAAAAAGTTTAATGAATATTATCATCAGACGCCGGTTCAAATGCGTGCAGAGCTATTTCGCCAGGCTAACATTAATTTGAAATAAAAAAATGATTGACAGCGCAACCAAAAGTTGTTATACCTAAACTATAATTTAATAAAAAAGTTCGTCTGGGGTGTCGCTTAAGCGACTGAGATTATACTCATCGAACCTGATGTAGTTTATACTACCGAAGGAAGAGCGGCTTGTTGATCAATTTTTTGAGCCATTCTTATTTAAGAATGGCTAATTTTTATTAAAAGTCCTTTCCTTTGATAGCCGAAGGAAGGGATTTTTTGGTTACTGTTAATGGTGAAGAAGTGGCAGCTATAGGTATCTCAATTGCAACACTTTTAACCCAAAGGAATGCGCCAGTCAGCAATTTAGCAGTTGAACTGAATGGCAAGATTGTGCCTCGCAGTGATTTCGCCAATGTTCTGCTAAAAGAAAATGACAAGGTGGAAATAATTTCATTTGTTGGGGGTGGATAAATGCTAGATAGGTTACAGAATTCGGCAATTGTCGCTGAAATGCAAAAACGTAACGTCTCGGGCTCTAGCTCTAAACTAGCTGCTGCCAAGGTAACTATTGCTGGTTGTGGCGGTTTAGGAACAAATATCTCTCTTGCTTTAGCTCGCATTGGTGTCGGTCAAATAACTTTGATTGACTTTGATCAAGTTGAATTAAGCAACCTTAATCGTCAGCAATTTAAATTTAGTCAAGTTGGAATGGCGAAGGTAGTTGCGATGAAGGAGAACTTACAGGAAGTTAATCCATTTGTAACGATTAACGCGATAAAAGAGCGGGTAACACCGCAAAATATCACACAGTTATTTCAAGATGCGGATATTATTTGTGAGGCCTTTGATGACCCGGCGGCTAAAGCAATGCTACTGGAAAATGTCACGACGATTTTTCCTGATAAACCGCTAGTCATGGCGTCAGGAATGGCGGGAATTCATAGTGCCAATGCAATTAAAACGCGCAAAATATTGCCTAACGCGTATTTAGCAGGCGATGGCAAGTCTAAAGGGACAGAAGGTCTTATGGCTCCGCGTGTGACAATCTGCGCTGGCCATGAGGCAAACATGATTGTTCAGTTAATATTAGGAATTGAAGATTTAAATTAAAAGAGGAAAACATAATGACAAATACTGAAGAAACAGATTTATTAACAATTGGCGGGCATACATTTACTTCACGGTTTATTTTGGGCTCAGGAAAGTATTCTTATGATCTGATTGATGCGGCAGTAAAGCATGCTAAGGCACAAATTATTACGATGGCTTTGCGCCGGACAACGTCTGACCAAGAAAATATTCTTAATTACATTCCTGAAGGTGTGACGATTTTGCCAAATACGTCAGGGTCAACAACGGCTGAAGAGGCAATTAGAACCGCGCACTTAGCTCGTGAATTGAGTGGCAGTGACTTCATCAAGTTAGAGGTAGTGCCTGATAAAAAGTACTTGTTGCCAGATAATGCGGCAACCGTTAAGGCAACCGAGGTTCTGGCAAAAGAAGGCTTTATTGTTATGCCGTATATTTTGCCTGACTTAAATACTGCTCGGGAACTGGTTGATGCGGGTGCAGCTACTGTCATGCCGCTAGCAGCACCGATTGGTACTAATAAAGGTTTGGCAACCAAGGAGTTAATTCAGATTTTGATTGATGAAATCGATGTCCCAGTAATTGTTGACGCGGGAATTGGTCGCCCGAGCCAAGCTGCCGAAGCAATGGAAATGGGTGCCGATGCGATTATGGCTAATACCTCGATGGCGACAGCTAAGAATATTCCGTTAATGGCTGAAGCGTTTAAATTGGGAATTGAGGCTGGGCGTAAGGCTTATTTGGCTGGCCCTGGCCGGGTAATTGAACACGGTGCAGTTGCGTCATCACCATTAACTGGTGTAAGTAAGTAACATCATGCAGCAGAGTGAGAAAATAACGGTTAATCAGCTTTTTAAGCAGATTACAACTCTGCCTAATTCGGGATTAGGACAGAACCGCTTGGTCTATTCTTCTGATTGGCTTCAAGGGCAGAAATTATTAATCCAGTTTGCGTTAAAAGCGGGTTTTCAAGTTACAGTTGATGACTATGGTAATACCTATTTGGACTTACTTGGAAATGACCAAGAACAAGTAATTGCGACGGGCTCGCATATGGATACTGTAAAAAATGGCGGCCGTTTTGATGGCCTGTATGGTGTTCTGGGCGGCTTACAAGCAGCCCTAAATTTGCGCGAGCGATTTGGTATTTCACAAAAAACAATTCGGGTAATTTCTTTTTGCGAAGAAGAAGGCAGCCGCTTTGACGCCACCTTCAGTGGTTCAAAGCACTATGCACGCGTGGCTGAGACTAATGGTTTAGTTGATGAAAATGGCATCAAAATCGAAAATGCTCGCAGTAATGCAGTTAATCAATTGAAGCAAATTAGCGGCGTCAATTATGATCTTCCCCAGCTGCCACAATCTTTTACTGAATTGCACGTTGAACAGGGAAATCGTCTTGCTCGCAATAATATTTCACTTGGGTTAGTTACAGCGATTGTCGGTCAGCGGCGTTATCGCATTACGGTTAACGGCATTACAAATCATGCGGGCACGACCTTAATGACTGAGCGCCACGATGCCTTGCAGGCGACAATTAAGTTAATTAACCAGTTTGAAGTGTTTGCGAGTGCAGTGGATCCGCTTTTGACTTTTACAGTTGGCGAACTTGCTGTTTGGCCGAATACTTCTAACGTAATTCCTGGCAAAGTGACGTTTTTTATCGATTGTCGTCATCAAAATAATGAGCTTTTAGATGAATTTGAAAAAATGATGAAAAACACCATTGCCAATCTTCCTGACCCGCTGATTAACGTTGAATTTAAACGCTGGGTTCATGATCAACCTGTGATTTTAAGTTCGGAAATGCTGGCGAAAAATGAAAAATTGGCGCACAAAATGGGTTATTCAATCATGAAATTGGCATCAGGCGCAGGACACGATAGTGAAATTATGAATCGCGTCGTACCAACGACGATGATTTTTGTGCCCAGCATTAATGGCGTTAGCCATGCACCAGAAGAAAATACTAAGCCTGAGGATTTGCAGCGGGGAGTTGAATTTTTGACCGCATCGCTTTATCAGGAGGCATATTAATAATGCATAAAATTAGCCTGACTGGCCAGATCACAATTGGCGTCTTAATTGGGGCGCTAGTTGGCTGGCTACTACCTAAGTGGGCGGAAAATTTAACAATTATTGGCGATATCTTTTTACGGCTGCTGCAAATGGTAATTGTTTGGCTAATTTTGGGTGCAGTCATCGAAGCCTTAGGTAGTTTGAAGTTTGAGGAATTGGGCAAACTGGGGTTAAAAACCTGTCTTTGGTTTACCATTACAACAATTTTGGCGGCGGTTGAAGGTGTGCTTTTGGGCTTAGTCTTTAAGCCGGGAACAATGTTGCGGCTGCCGAATTTAGTAAAAACAAAAGCAGTGCTGCATTCTAGCGTTAATTTACGTGCAGCAATCTTGCAGCTGTTTCCTGATAATATTTTTGCATCTCTTACTAAAGGAAACGTGATCCAAGTAATTGTTTTTGCTGTTTTATTCGGTCTAGTCTTAAGTCGCGCCAATGAAAATAATGAATATCACCTAGTGCTGAAGCTGATTAAACAATTTAATCAGTTAATCGTTAAGTTGGTAATGCTAATCATCAAGCTTGCACCGATTGGTATCGCCTGTATGTTTGCCAGTACAATTGCGAAAAACGGCGGTAAAGTGTTTCTGCCTTTGCTATACTTTTTAGTGCTTTATGCAGTCGCGGTAATTGTATTTTTACTTGCCTTGTTTATCTTTGTTAGTTTAGTTGCTCATGTATCTTTTTGGGGCCTGATTAGAGGTCTGACTAGAATCATCGTTGTCGCATTTACGACAACTTCGTCTGCCGCAACTCTGCCAATCGAAATGATTGATGCTCAAGAAAAGCTGGGGGTCAGTAAATCCGTTACCCAGCTTGTCTTACCGCTGGGAATGGCACTAAACAGTAATGGTTTAGCTCTGTACCTATCGTTAGTTTGTATCACCTTGATGCAGCTTTATGGTGCTAGTTTAGCGCCAGTACTGCTGTTAAAAATAATTTTACTGGCCGTCTTGTCTTGCATAGGGACTGTAGTGGTTCCAGGTGGCGGCATTGTTGCGTTAACAATTGCACTTCCCGTACTTGGCTTTCCTAATACATGTATTGCTTTATTTGCTGGGATTGATTGGTTCGTCGGGATGTTCCGTGCAGTTGCTAATGTTGTCGGCGATACAATTACGGCGGTAGGTGTGGCGGCTTCAACGAACCAGTTGAATAGGGATGTCTATTAGGGAGAAATGATTATGAAAATAAAAAACCGACCATTATACTTAGTTACCGATCGGACTAATTTAACTGATCGCCAATTTTTAACTACAATTGAGCAAGCTTGTAAAAGTGGCGTTGATCTGGTGCAGTTACGTGAAAAACAGCTGTCTGGGCGTGAATATTACGAATTGGCGCAGGCAGTTAAGCAAATAACCGACCGTTATCAGTTGCCGTTAATTATTGACGATCGTCTT
Coding sequences within it:
- the thiS gene encoding sulfur carrier protein ThiS, whose amino-acid sequence is MVTVNGEEVAAIGISIATLLTQRNAPVSNLAVELNGKIVPRSDFANVLLKENDKVEIISFVGGG
- a CDS encoding thiazole synthase, whose protein sequence is MTNTEETDLLTIGGHTFTSRFILGSGKYSYDLIDAAVKHAKAQIITMALRRTTSDQENILNYIPEGVTILPNTSGSTTAEEAIRTAHLARELSGSDFIKLEVVPDKKYLLPDNAATVKATEVLAKEGFIVMPYILPDLNTARELVDAGAATVMPLAAPIGTNKGLATKELIQILIDEIDVPVIVDAGIGRPSQAAEAMEMGADAIMANTSMATAKNIPLMAEAFKLGIEAGRKAYLAGPGRVIEHGAVASSPLTGVSK
- a CDS encoding M20 family metallo-hydrolase; the protein is MQQSEKITVNQLFKQITTLPNSGLGQNRLVYSSDWLQGQKLLIQFALKAGFQVTVDDYGNTYLDLLGNDQEQVIATGSHMDTVKNGGRFDGLYGVLGGLQAALNLRERFGISQKTIRVISFCEEEGSRFDATFSGSKHYARVAETNGLVDENGIKIENARSNAVNQLKQISGVNYDLPQLPQSFTELHVEQGNRLARNNISLGLVTAIVGQRRYRITVNGITNHAGTTLMTERHDALQATIKLINQFEVFASAVDPLLTFTVGELAVWPNTSNVIPGKVTFFIDCRHQNNELLDEFEKMMKNTIANLPDPLINVEFKRWVHDQPVILSSEMLAKNEKLAHKMGYSIMKLASGAGHDSEIMNRVVPTTMIFVPSINGVSHAPEENTKPEDLQRGVEFLTASLYQEAY
- a CDS encoding dicarboxylate/amino acid:cation symporter; the protein is MHKISLTGQITIGVLIGALVGWLLPKWAENLTIIGDIFLRLLQMVIVWLILGAVIEALGSLKFEELGKLGLKTCLWFTITTILAAVEGVLLGLVFKPGTMLRLPNLVKTKAVLHSSVNLRAAILQLFPDNIFASLTKGNVIQVIVFAVLFGLVLSRANENNEYHLVLKLIKQFNQLIVKLVMLIIKLAPIGIACMFASTIAKNGGKVFLPLLYFLVLYAVAVIVFLLALFIFVSLVAHVSFWGLIRGLTRIIVVAFTTTSSAATLPIEMIDAQEKLGVSKSVTQLVLPLGMALNSNGLALYLSLVCITLMQLYGASLAPVLLLKIILLAVLSCIGTVVVPGGGIVALTIALPVLGFPNTCIALFAGIDWFVGMFRAVANVVGDTITAVGVAASTNQLNRDVY
- a CDS encoding AraC family transcriptional regulator, whose product is MAAVKLAQYLASILSSTNSDTNELRLKAVGSNFDLFTVYLENHNTGVHRYQTTNAMIFYEAGGKSNIKIHGQDFELGVGNIVFLPAKSDYEVQKQTKNDVLVKLDLNSKYNLQYFLGNITNKESREEQAIEQVISNLRVNRLLYLKSTPISKSAQLMNRIIDEYLNQNLFAESVVKAELNLLLVAAVRNQNFASVPAEKQGFANATLESYIDANFADITLDAAAKYFGFNPNYFSSLVKQKTGKSFVEHVDERRMQEARNLLARPDISVKEIIARVGYNGKSFFYKKFNEYYHQTPVQMRAELFRQANINLK
- the thiF gene encoding sulfur carrier protein ThiS adenylyltransferase ThiF is translated as MLDRLQNSAIVAEMQKRNVSGSSSKLAAAKVTIAGCGGLGTNISLALARIGVGQITLIDFDQVELSNLNRQQFKFSQVGMAKVVAMKENLQEVNPFVTINAIKERVTPQNITQLFQDADIICEAFDDPAAKAMLLENVTTIFPDKPLVMASGMAGIHSANAIKTRKILPNAYLAGDGKSKGTEGLMAPRVTICAGHEANMIVQLILGIEDLN